The Xyrauchen texanus isolate HMW12.3.18 chromosome 13, RBS_HiC_50CHRs, whole genome shotgun sequence genome contains the following window.
GAGTGTTTTCCACTGCAGGGGACATTGTCACAGCACAGAGAGCAAGCCTCTCACCAGACAATGTGGACATGATGGTGTTTCTGAAGAAGAATTTTCAACTCCCTTAAATCAAATCCACAACGAGTTTGGTTTTCTTAAGAGAAAgaagttgtttatttgtttaatgtttaCTTACTTGATTTGTGGTTTACAGCACAGACAGTAAGCCTCAGTTACCTCAGTGTGAAAAAACAGAAACCATTTAATTTTCTTTGTAAATGTAAGACTGATTGAAGAAGACTTTTCAACATGCTTGAATCATCTCCTCTATGGACTTtagttctgtttgtttttcaacaGTATTTTGTTACAAAGAAAACAGAAGTGTTATAGCTTTggctatataatttattttacttaGGTATATTGTTAATAATTATATGCATAGTTAATATTGTTATTTGGTGTTCAGTTTATACAGGTTtttcaaatgttatttaataaaaatatatatttttcctcaAAATATCTTTTGAACTGTTTTGTCCCCACCCCTCCGCCGCCCCACCATCCCATATCGAGGTTTGTATCGTATCGTGGGTCAAAAATCGTGATACGAACCGAATCGTGGGTTTGGTGTATCGTTACAGCCCTGCgtaatagacattacagttttatcgtctgttaatgctgatcttctgtaaagctgctttgaaacgatgtgtgttgtgaaaggcgctatacaaataacaaTGACTTAACTATTTACCTGTATTTAGGTATTTCCTCCAGTTTCTTGTCAGCACTGATTCGATGAACTAGATCAGACTGTTCATTGTCATGAGGAGCCAAAATCACATAGAGTACAACACTCTTTAGAGCCTGAAAGAAACATCAGAACATTAAAGAGAGAATTTCAGTTTTAATGGCCCTACATGGCAATTGAAGGCCAAGTTTCTTTGGCTACGTTTACACTGCAAAGCTTAATGCAAAGATTCAATCTTTTGACCGTATACGTCCAGCCTGTTTACATTCGCTGAAAACAATACTCGTATCACTTTACATTAATCACCCACCCAAACTCGAAGTATTGCATTACTGATCACTTTCACTTATGAGCGCCACAGTTCACCCTCGGGTTTTGAATGGCCTTGTGccatttaatattttcaaaagtcGGCAAAATTGCACACGATTGCAATTAATTAGGCAAAAAAGGCAAAAGTGACTCTTAACTGCTGCCATGATAATCATGGCTTTAACGATTTCAACATCGGTCAGATGAGAAGTAGGTAAATCACgctgtaattttttttaccgGCACAGGAACGCGCAGTCCATAAGTGAGTCCGGAAAAAGGTCAGGAAAAATGACTGACATTGGGATTAAAATTACAGAGCTCTGGTAATTATTACATTACTCAACAGGCCCTTATACAACTAATCCTGCACAAATAGGGCTAGAAGTCAGGAGTGATGGGACAAAGTCCACACGTTTGATGACAGGGAGTGGGTACAAAACTTGCACAAAAATTCAAATCTTCTCTTGTTTAGGCGTGAGTACTTACAGGCACGTCTGCTTCATAAGGACATGGCATTAAGAAAAGCCATGTGGAATCAGATATATGCGATTAGATGTAGCTCAGATGTCCAGATATCCAATATGTTATTGATTTAAAACCACATTTGAAAGTAGCTCAGATCGGATGTGGAAAAATCCAAACTCGTGTGGTTTATTCTTTTTACACATGTGCAATGATATCCGATCTGTGTCAGATGAGAgtataaaaatctgatttttttgtgACAGTGTAAACACAGCCTTTGTTCCACTGAGGTCAAGGTTAAAACGGAGCGGCCACAAATTTGAATATTGACAGGATGAGGTACCTGCTGCCATTTAGCGCTGTCCTCTAGGATACATGGAGTGTCATAAATGGCCCGGTAATGTTTGCATATGGACAGGTAAGAGCCCTCATGCTGGTCAACTTGAATCATCAGGTTGTAATATTTCAATTTTAACTCctagacataaaaaaaataaacaaagtgtaAAAAATTAAAGACCACCCCACAAGATAATGAATTGAGAATGAATCAAGAGGAAAAAAAGACCTCAGCGCCCTCCTCCTGGAAGAACTTGGTGTTAATCTTTTTGCTGATGATCTGTGTGCGGATGTAGTCCTTCACAGCAATGCACAGCCTCATCTGCTCCAGAATGAACTCCACCTTCTCCTTCTTCTCCATTGAGCCATACGTCTCCACCTGCAGGGAGAGAGAGCAGATCATGTCGCTCAACTCTGTGCACCCAAAGCTTGAAGAGCCCACCAAAAGAAAGTAAAGATTAAATGTATGAGAAGGCAGAGCACAGACTCACCTGAAGTTCCTGCAGAATGGATGCAGCCTCTTTCACATCCCCATTCTTTTCATTGATTTGGGCCAGTGTTTTAGTCAGCCTGGCACGCTCAATCTCCACATATATCTACAACAACAGTCATAAGCACTATGAATTTGATTACAACTACAAATCCAAGCATGAGATCATAATCAGAGTAGTGAGCTCATAAAAATAGATTGGGTAAAAAGATGAAGTTATAAACAGAAGTGACCTTTCCAGCTGTGACGGTGCGTAGCGTGTCAATGAGTTGGAGTTTGACTGACAGGTCACTCAGAGCATCCACATATGTGTAACATTCCTGCACCATCTTTGCAACTGCCTGTACAGGGAAATCAAGATATTTTCACCTCTTACTAAGGAAACCAATAAGAGAGCATCTTGTGCCGATTAGGATACACATACGTGAGATCAGCAGTTTTTACCTCTTCCATTGCATCGCTCAGTAAACCATCtataatacaaacatttacatCTGATGTTGAAGTTGtatattttacaacattttcaGCCCATTGTGTTGTCCTACAGTTACATCACAATTGCTGTCCTGGTTTATTATTGTTCCTGTCCTTCTATTCAAACCCTTCTTTTCTCCTTTTCACGGTCTCCGACACTCACATGCAACTTTCATATTTCTCTCCCTAGTGAGAGTCGTGATGAACCGTCGGTATGATCGAAATTGATTTGATTCCTTAAGGGAGAAGCTACCAAAAGTTAACCTCAGAATGACATACTGTTTTTGTTGATCAGATGAATAAATTGAATAACGTTCATGATTAATATTTACTtggtatttattattaatattgtttttagTGTTATGATAATTAACTGCAACACCAACAATAATTCAGCAAATTGAAAGCAATAATTCACAGATGTGATCTTAGATATGTAGGGTTAGCGTGTGCAGAACTTAATGACACATTTAATCACGCAAGAAATTTGTTTTGTGATatatttgcaatgtaaacatTCATTTCTGACTTCTACATTCATATTTGTCCAAAATACAGAAGTAGCAGtcatttagaataaagtttaggtCAAAATTGATATTTATCACTTTACACTAATGGTTTGGAATGAATACATCATATCCGGTCGGGCAGTCGCATACTATCTAGTCACACGAGTTGAAACGCAACACAACCGAACAGGTCACATCGGGAGATAGTTGGAACCCCGTGCAACTCTCCATTGGAAATTAATCACTTCCAGCCTATCAGCTGTCATTTGTAGTATtaattttgtttgcaatttttgtatttagtcttagtcctgtcAAATGTCCtcgttagtttttatcatatttattcaAGCTTATCCTGTTTATTTTAGACAAGTTTTAGTTGACTAATAGTCTGGGGATTTTAATCTTCTCTTATTTGTCACATTTACACAGTGCGATACTTGGATTTCTTGATGTTTCACCTGTGTAAATCATTGCTAAGATTTTAACTTAACACAAACCCTGAGTATCCAGAAAAAGTCAATTCTACACACTCAAAACTAGGTGGTATTATACTCACAAAGTACTGTGACAGGCATAATATGCAGGCATATTACTGCAGACACCTTTTTGAGGTATGTTTTTGTAGGCAATTAGTTTTTATAACATAAAAATTCATTTTGATGGTAATGTGAAGGACAAATAAACACAGCATTGTCACCATGCCGAATACACAAGTCATTAGTATTTACTCAATCTTACATTACCTTTGCCACTCATTTTCAGCTCTTTCACAACAATTTGCTAGCCTATTAGCTTAATGAGTTCAGCTATAAAACACAGCCTACATAATGTAACGCCACCCCCTTGTCTTAATATAGCTTATTACGTTGTCTAATATAGTTGTCttaatataacaaaacaaaactaacatTACCACCAAGACGTTAACCGACCTAAATTTCTATGTGGTTAGCCTTCATATCATCGTCTCTTTCTCCCAAGTCCAAACAGTTCCTGACATTATTTAACGAACTTTAGTTTTCTGTGAACTATTTGAGAGGTACTCCTCACTGTGCTTGCTGTCATCTTATATGTCATTACATATCATCCTGACATGCAGCACCGGAAACTGCTGCTCATGTCATCCAATGAACAGGATATTTGGATTGTAattccgaaaaaaaaaaaaaaagactataatattttgaacatttttcGTCATAGTTTTCAGTAATGAAATTAACACTAGTCGGATGCAGTGAAAAGACGGCTTTAACTGTTGCCTGATGCGAGTGGCATCACCAAGGcctaaacaacaaacaaacattggCCCATTTCAGCATAGATTATATGTTTTCGGCTCAGATCAGCATGGATTGCTAATGACTCAGTAAATACATGGTTCAATCTTTGCAAAGGAACGGTTATTGAATGAGCATTATaaaagatggggcagttaaaaactctATTGGACCCGAAACACTGTAAATAAACAGACTAATTCAAGAGTATTTCAAATGCCATGACTGTTTTATAATTACGTTTTACCTTTACAAAGTACTTCATGCAACCAGtttaatattttgtccatcatatCATCTAACAAATGCAACTTCTCACATGCCCACTAAATTCATCACACTCATCTGAGAACCGGATTATTAATTCATTGTGAAGAGGGTTATATCAGATATCCACAGtcgctaatgttaatgaatgaatagaatacaacaggtatattgttttactcacagactaaaatCTGTTTATTTGAGGACAGCAGAGTTACAGATGTTTTAGAAAGACGTGGCTTACACGTCAcatttctttcatgaaacataaacagaatatgagaaactgttacacaCGATTACTTAAAGAAAATTCTCCCGTTTAAAACAAGGCCAAAAACACGGTACATAGCTGAATCGTTGTCATTAAGATCGCATGGGTGTCTGAATTGAGATCGCAACCTTttaatgattaatcgtgcagATCTAGGGAGTACTGATTATGCTGTGTACATATACACCACTAAGGTTTTTGCTGCTCACCTCTGGCCACTACATTAAACAAAATCCTGAAAGCACCACTGTCTGATGTTAGTGTAGATGTGTTTCTAATGTCAGGCTGGAACAGGTGGCTGTGGCACCCTGATCCATTACAGTATTCCTACCTGCTTCAACTGGCTCCTTCTCTTAGACAGCAGCATGATGTTTTCATTCAAGGCATCCCAGTCTTTGGCTTCATAGCACATCTGAACTATAGCCACCAAGATCCTGGAGGTGGACACCATATCTGAAGCCTGGACAAAAGTGACAACACAAATACAGGAATTAGAGCATTTTAAGACGGAAAATGTCAAAACACCATACACACAAGTATAGTGAGACACTAACGGTTCTTGTTTGCTTCTCTAGTGACAGCAGACTCTCAATGGCCTCCTGAAGTCTGCCCTCCTGGAAAAGAGAAACAGACCATCAATTTCCATCACAAAACTTTTGTTAAAGCTCAGATAATAGTACAGTTAACAGGAACACTATTTATCTAGAATAAgaaataatgaaacagtcaaGTTCAAATTCCTAagtttattatatatacacactatataacattaattatataaagacattatttcaggctggggaaaaaaaaaaatcaacaacatgtCATTGGGCCGTATGAGATACAGCCAATTAAGagtagaattttatttttaagtgtgtaAAAATTATATGACAGACATAATTTTGCTGTTATTCCAATGTGATTCATAAAGGTTTAGAAGATTTAATCTCCATTCTTAAATTATTTAAGAGAGCTGGAGATGTAtgccagtggttcccaaactgggTGCTGCCAGGACATGCTAGGGGTGCTCAGCTCAAAATTTTAATAGTCGGCAGTAAAAGTACTGACTCAGTTCTGTACCCACACGTGGTTTGTCTACAGCCGGAAGCTTTTTAAAAGCTCccatgtgtacagtgtgtgtgtactcTCTATAGAGTGCTTGTTTCTCGTGGTTTTTGTTTCTCAAACAACAATAAtgacaagaaaaagagaaaaggactCAATATCATTGGGTGGATAACTTCAGAAGCTTTAAGCCCAATAAATGCCAATAACAGGTCTGCTTTTCAGTCAAACTCGGACTGTATTCAATCTTTATTCATGTATATCGAACAATCACACAGTacatttaagtttattattatttttaatttaattacttttttaatgtttatatcacttttttaaatgattaattgctTTTCCTAAAAAGCTATGTTAAATCTGTTCTCTATTTTATTACTAGcactaatataaaaataaatgtttaggaGGGACACTTGACAGCTACATTTAGATTACATTTGTTACTTATTTACACCAATATTAacctttttaaataaaggagtgtTTTCAATTATTAAGCTATATTAATTGTGATCGAGCTAATACCAGTGATCAGTCTTTTGTGCAAAATACCGTAAAGGCTCATCTTCTAAATAACACTACATCAAATAAGACCGCAATTTATTACACCAGCATCATGTCAATACGATTTCACGACGATCCCGTTTGTAACGCTTAACAATAGTTCACTCatgataaacatttaataacttgATCTTCAGAAACTGTGCTGGTGTAAAAGCACACACACGGTACTCGAATTTAACAGCATTGTGTCCAAAATAACGCCCATCTGTGGAACTCTACATTGGCAAACGATTGTTTCTTTTAACGCATACACATTTTTAATCTGTAGTAAAATTAAATCAAACAATTTCATGATTATCTGATTAGATGAGGGTTAGCTTTAGCACATAGCATGACTCAGCTGCTCATTCACACTTACTCTGGCCATTTTCTCACATTCAGGCAGACGCTGATCTACAGTGGCACTGTAGTCGACCTCCATTTTCACTATCCGTCCATCTGACCGCTCAGCTCTGTCTTCGGACATTATTACTGCTTATAAACGGGTGCGTTTATAGAAAATTTTTTAACTAGACTTCGAACAGCTCGCTGTCTTTTAGCTCGCTGTCTTTTAGCTCTTCTTCACGCGGGTTATATGGTGCTTCATGTTTATTGGAGGATTATTGCCCCCTACCGAGCGGCTCCAGCACTGCCCCAGTCTCCCGCCACATACCAGCTCTACACATTAACGTACACCCTAACCATAAACTCACGCAACACGCCAGCCCTacgccctaaccctaaacccagTGGTTTAGTTAGTGCTGTAGTCTAGTTTTTTGTTGTGAGTATACAGTGATTTTTACCTCCCAGCCTCATATTCACCAGTCCCAGAGGGACACCCCAAAAGCACCACCACCACACTCACTAATGCATACAGTATCCATCTACATGTCATTGAGAGCATTCTGAAAGACTGCTTATGTGTTATCAACATGTCAATTTATTATAAGCAACACAAGACTTTAACAGCCAATCACATTTACAGCTGGGGAGCCCGGACTGATTTTCTACTGTTTAGTGTTTATCACACCATCTAGCTCAGCCAGTTAAGAGCTTTAGCCTtagatgttatatgaatatggtCCCTGGAGCACAGGTTTTATCAGCTGGCAATTTTCAATGCACATGTAAGTGTGCAAGTTGCAACTGTTATTAACAAAAATGGTAAGCTGAGACTTTTTTCTGTGAGGAAAACACGACTAAATAGCATCATCGTACAAGTGTTTTTTATCTATATTAGCAATAACATCTGCTGAACAGGACCAAATGTACTCAAAAGTGTTTAATAAACTGTTTACAATCTTCAAACCATGACTAACAAATGCATGAAAAGCAGGTGAAAGGAGAAACATGTTTGCGGCAGGGCGAAGGGCGggcccgggtcgtgattatacacggcagtcacttatttccaggggtttcagtacagtgtaaaaatgtgacgtggtagtgtaggcgttctcctaattcaaaatttgcatagGTCTGTCAAGGTTCAGAAAGAAGAGGACTCAATTGCAGGGTACACCACAGTTTATTGGGAAATTGACAAGCACGAGCCGGACAGGACGAGGTCCACAGATAGTAACGGCCTCAGGGAACGTAGACTAGGTCCATCAGacggtaactcccagccaagagAAGTCTGCATAAGAGGTCAATGATGATGGCAAATGAGACGGGGGAAGCAACGGGCAGTGTTTGCAGGTGAGGCGCAGCGAGGGGGAAGGtgtttggactcaagatggcgccgagtatggctgctgcgttgcgagctccgttacaacactgcggtttattgtttgttttgtttacagttctttgttttttttgtcttggatgttgtctgccttattgtttacgacagccaaacgcttttgtctgggctgcccggccccggaaacgcagaaggaaaagaggaaaatgagccggcgttctcatcagagtaagacgtcgtgcaaatcgacccccgctacccagtatactactggcaaatgttcagtctctggacaacaagctctgcgagctgagagcgcggatctctttccaacgagagacgagagattgctgtgttatctgccttacagaaacctggctggctgcggagattccagactcggccatctaaatcacgggcttttccgtgcaccgagcggacagagcgaaagacctctctggtaaaagcagaggtggaggtgtatgttttatgaccaacaaatcatggtgtgatcagaggaacgtacatttcatcaagtctttctgctctcctgacctggaatatctcatgcttctgtgtcgaccattctggctgccgagggaattcacagcggtcatcatcactcctgtgtacatccccccccacaagccgacacagaccgggcactcagggaactgtatgggagtataagtgagcaggaaactgcgcaccctgaggctgcgttcattgttaccggggactttaacaaagccaacttcaaaacaatcgctccaaaataccaccaacacataaagttcaacacatgaggggaccgggttttagatcattgttactctcctttccgggatggctacaaatccctcccccgcccccgatttggcaaatcggaccactcttccgttctgcttttgcccgcttacaagcagaagctgaaacgggaagcacccaccctcagaacgatccagtgctggtcggaccaatcagactctgcgctacaagactgttttgatcacgcggactgggagatgttccggtccgcctctgatgacgac
Protein-coding sequences here:
- the psmd12 gene encoding 26S proteasome non-ATPase regulatory subunit 12 encodes the protein MSEDRAERSDGRIVKMEVDYSATVDQRLPECEKMAREGRLQEAIESLLSLEKQTRTASDMVSTSRILVAIVQMCYEAKDWDALNENIMLLSKRRSQLKQAVAKMVQECYTYVDALSDLSVKLQLIDTLRTVTAGKIYVEIERARLTKTLAQINEKNGDVKEAASILQELQVETYGSMEKKEKVEFILEQMRLCIAVKDYIRTQIISKKINTKFFQEEGAEELKLKYYNLMIQVDQHEGSYLSICKHYRAIYDTPCILEDSAKWQQALKSVVLYVILAPHDNEQSDLVHRISADKKLEEIPKYRDLLKQFTTMELMRWSSVVEDYGKELREGSMGTPETDVFSCSEEGEKRWKDLKNRVVEHNIRIMAKYYTRITMERMAGLLDLSVDESEEFLSNLVVNKTIYAKVDRLAGIINFQRPKDPNDLLNDWSHKLNSLMSLVNKTTHLIAKEEMIHNFQ